The Deinococcus detaillensis genome includes the window ATGTCAATGTTGGACTCATGGCCTGCCACGCAATTGTCGTTAAATAAACATTGATTGGAAGGTATATTATTGCGAGCTGATCAAGGACTGAGCAATTCTCACTCATTTAACGCTCCAATACTCATCGGCTGGCCTGTTCAGCGCCAAATTCAAAGCTGGCCTCAGACCAATTCGAGGTACTGCCCAATTTCCCAGGGATGAACCACCGAAGCGTAGCTGCGCCACTCGGCCCGCTTGGCCCGCAGGTAGTGCTCGAGGGCGTGTGCGCCCAGCGCCCCGGCGATCACCTCATCGCGCTCCAGGTCGTCGAGGGCGTCGTAGAGGTCACGGGGCAGCTCGCGGACGCGGTGGTGGCGCTTTTCGCGCACCGTCATTTGGTAGATGTTGCGCTGGATAGCTGGTGGCGGCACCGTTTTTTGCGCGATGCCGTCGAGGCCCGCCGCCAGCATCACCGCTAAGGCCAAATACGGATTACAGCTCGGATCGGGCAAGCGGAACTCGGCGCGGGTGGAGTTGCCGCGCTTGGCCGGAACCCGCACCAGGGCCGAGCGGTTGGAAGTGCTCCACGCCACGTTGACCGGCGCTTCAAAGCCCGGCACCAGGCGCTTAAATGAATTGACCGTCGGGTTGGTCACGGCGCACATGCCGGGGGCGTGTTCGAGCAGACCGCCGATAAAGTGCAGCGCGGTGTCGGAAAGCTCGAATTCGCCGGCTTTGTCGTAAAAAGTATTGTCGCCGCCTCTAAAAAGAGAGAGGTGAACGTGGAGGCCGCTGCCGTTGACGCCCGCCACCGGCTTGGGCAAGAAGCTGGCCAGCAGACCGTATTCCAGCGCCACCCGTTTGACCACGAACTTGAAGGTGCTGATGGCGTCGGCGGCGGCCAGCGCGTCTTGATAGCGGAAATCGATCTCGTGCTGGCCCGGCGCGGCTTCGTGGTGAGCGCCCTCGATTTCAAAGCCCATCTCGACGAGTTTGTTGGTGATTTCGCGGCGGATACGCTCGCCTTTGTCGATTGGGGCTAAGTCGAAGTATCCGGCCTGATCGTTGGTCAGGGTGGTGCCGCGCCCGCCCTCGCCGCGCTCGAACAAAAAGAATTCCGGCTCGGTCCCTGCAAAAAGCTTCAACCCACTTTCGGCGGCTTTGGCGATCTGGCGCTTGAGGACGTGACGCGGATCGCCGGTAAACGGCTCGCCTGACGGCAGCAACACGTCGCAGATGATCCGGGCGACTTTGCCGCGCTCGCCTTCTTCGCGCGAGAACTGCGGGTAAATCAAAAAGGTGGAGAGGTCGGGCGAGAGCAGCATGTCGGATTCTTCGATGCGGGTAAAGCCCTGAATGGAAGACCCGTCAAACATCACGCTGCCGGAGAGGGCTTTTTCAAATTGGCTGCGCGGCACCTCGATATTCTTGACGGTGCCCAGCACGTCGCTAAATTGCAGGCGCAAGAAGTTGACGTGGCCATCGTGCAGCCGCTGCAAGATTTCGGCTTGGGTCGGTGAAACGGATTCGGCTGAGTTCATAAAAACCTCGCAGCGAGTAAAAGGAGGTGAGGGTGGGGGAAACGGGGATGAAGGTGAAGGCTCCATTATTTTAGCCAACTGGCCTGCTGGGGGCGCTCAGGCTCTTGGCCGCCAAGTTGATCAGGGGCGCTGAAAGCCAGCTGCACCTTGCAAAATGTAGCAACAAAGCTGTCCCAATGTTCGGATTCAAAGAGTCAAAACGCGCTAAGACTTGAATCAGCACAGAGAAACGAGCCGGAAAGAGGCAAGTTGTCTGACAAATCGTTGACGCCATTTTATGCTGTCCTTTATACTCACACGAAGCCGGAAGACGTTGCGACCTTTTACCCAAAAGCGCGACTCCTTTCCAGAAAGGCTCAGACCTGCTCAGTCCTGCATCCTCAGCACCGCACCCAAGGAGAACGCATGAATCAAGACTTTGAAGTCGTCGCCGCCGCCCGCAACTGGCGGGTTGACGTTGAGCAGCATTACAGCCCCAGCCAAGTGATGAGCGAAGTGTTCGGTTCAGATGTTCTGACGCTCGAAACCCTGCGCCAGCGCTTATCGAAGCCGATGTTCAGGAGCCTGCAGGCCACCTTGGAGCGCGGCGAGACGCTGGATTCCAAAATCGCCGACGCGGTGGCGCTGGCCATGAAAACCTGGGCGATGGACAAGGGAGCCACCCACTACACCCACTGGTTCCAGCCGCTGACCGGCGGCACCGCCGAGAAGCACGACAGCTTTTTGACGCCCAGCGGTGACGGCACGGCGCTGGCCCAGTTTTCCGGCGGCGAACTGATTCAGGCTGAGCCCGACGCGTCCAGCTTTCCTTCGGGCGGCCTACGGGCCACCTTCGAAGCGCGGGGCTACACCGCCTGGGATCCCTCCAGCCCGGCCTTTATCATGCGCCACGCCAACGGTGCGACCTTGTGCATCCCCACAGCCTTCGCGTCGTGGACCGGCGAAGCGCTCGACCTCAAGACCCCGCTGCTGCGCTCCATAGAAGCGCTCAACAAAGCGGTGGTTCCGGCGCTCAGTTTGTTCGAAAAGCCGGTGAGCCGGGTCAGCAGCAGCCTCGGCGTGGAGCAGGAATACTTTTTGATTGACGAAGACTATTTCTACCGCCGCCCCGATTTGGTGATGACGGGCCGCACCCTCTTCGGCGCAAAGCCCCCACGCGGCCAAGAACTCGAAGACCATTACTTTGGCGCAATTCCTGACCGGGTGCTGAGCTTCATGACCGATTCGGAGTTGCAGCTCTACGCGCTGGGCATTCCGGTCAAGACCCGCCACAACGAAGTCGCGCCGGGCCAGTTCGAGATCGCTCCGGTTTACGAGCACAGCAACGTGGCCGCCGACCACCAACAACTGATTATGCAAATTCT containing:
- the glnA gene encoding type I glutamate--ammonia ligase gives rise to the protein MNSAESVSPTQAEILQRLHDGHVNFLRLQFSDVLGTVKNIEVPRSQFEKALSGSVMFDGSSIQGFTRIEESDMLLSPDLSTFLIYPQFSREEGERGKVARIICDVLLPSGEPFTGDPRHVLKRQIAKAAESGLKLFAGTEPEFFLFERGEGGRGTTLTNDQAGYFDLAPIDKGERIRREITNKLVEMGFEIEGAHHEAAPGQHEIDFRYQDALAAADAISTFKFVVKRVALEYGLLASFLPKPVAGVNGSGLHVHLSLFRGGDNTFYDKAGEFELSDTALHFIGGLLEHAPGMCAVTNPTVNSFKRLVPGFEAPVNVAWSTSNRSALVRVPAKRGNSTRAEFRLPDPSCNPYLALAVMLAAGLDGIAQKTVPPPAIQRNIYQMTVREKRHHRVRELPRDLYDALDDLERDEVIAGALGAHALEHYLRAKRAEWRSYASVVHPWEIGQYLELV